A window from Shewanella livingstonensis encodes these proteins:
- a CDS encoding D-2-hydroxyacid dehydrogenase: MKIVVLDGYTLNPGDLSWQALEALGECDIYDHTTLDQIVIRCQGAHIVLTNKTLLSAATLKQLPALTYIGVLATGTNVVDVDAATAQGIVVTNIPAYGPDAVAQMVFAHILHHHQQVALHHQAVKAGQWAANRDFCFTLSPLTSLKGLTLGVVGYGDIGQQVANLGIAFGMKVLITTPQPKTNLPDAIQWCERDSLLKQADIISLHCPLNVGTRYMINRDSLGLLKPGSLVVNTARGDLINETDLAQWLNNGNGFAAVDVLSTEPPFSHNPLLSAANITITPHIAWATLQARQNLLNIAVENILNFQQGNVSNQVNG, encoded by the coding sequence ATGAAAATAGTAGTATTAGATGGTTATACACTTAATCCGGGTGATTTGAGTTGGCAAGCGCTTGAAGCATTGGGCGAATGTGATATTTACGACCATACAACACTCGACCAAATCGTCATTCGTTGCCAAGGTGCGCACATCGTACTGACCAATAAAACCCTATTGAGTGCTGCGACCTTAAAGCAACTGCCCGCATTGACCTATATTGGTGTTCTAGCCACTGGAACTAATGTGGTCGATGTTGATGCAGCAACAGCGCAGGGCATTGTTGTCACTAACATTCCCGCTTATGGCCCAGATGCCGTAGCACAAATGGTGTTTGCGCATATTTTGCATCATCACCAACAAGTGGCTTTACACCATCAAGCTGTTAAAGCCGGGCAGTGGGCTGCTAATAGAGATTTTTGCTTTACCTTAAGCCCATTAACGTCATTAAAGGGCTTAACTCTTGGCGTGGTAGGTTATGGCGATATTGGTCAACAAGTCGCTAATTTAGGTATCGCTTTTGGGATGAAAGTATTGATTACTACCCCGCAACCTAAAACCAACTTACCTGATGCTATTCAATGGTGTGAACGCGACAGTTTGCTTAAACAAGCCGATATTATATCGTTACACTGTCCGCTTAATGTTGGCACTAGATACATGATTAATCGTGACAGTTTAGGCTTACTCAAGCCAGGCAGTTTAGTGGTTAATACCGCCCGCGGTGATTTGATAAATGAAACCGATTTAGCTCAGTGGTTAAATAATGGTAACGGCTTTGCAGCAGTTGACGTGTTATCGACCGAGCCACCCTTTAGCCATAACCCATTACTTAGTGCCGCAAACATAACTATTACGCCACATATTGCTTGGGCAACATTGCAGGCTAGACAAAATCTACTCAATATAGCGGTCGAAAATATACTTAATTTTCAACAGGGTAATGTATCGAATCAAGTTAACGGTTAA
- the djlA gene encoding co-chaperone DjlA, whose translation MRIWGKVFGFIIGFMFGRFFGAILGLWLGHAYDRRQGLSSLIRKGGERQAMFFNATFAVMGHVAKASGRVTETDIRIATMLMDQMKLSGQSRVDAQTAFRQGRQADFDLLAQLELFRKATQGRVELAQMFLEIQIQTALADGELQANEKQILSVIATKLGLAAQLDALLARWQAEFSHHQSPQGNQMPLTDAYVLLGVQESASDQDVKRTYRKLMNEHHPDKLVAKGLPEEMMELANTKAQDIQAAYERIKTSRGMR comes from the coding sequence ATGCGAATTTGGGGTAAAGTTTTTGGGTTTATCATTGGGTTTATGTTCGGGCGTTTTTTTGGCGCTATTTTAGGCTTATGGTTAGGCCATGCTTATGACAGGCGTCAGGGGTTAAGCTCGTTAATTCGTAAAGGCGGTGAACGTCAGGCAATGTTTTTTAATGCTACATTTGCCGTAATGGGCCATGTTGCTAAAGCATCAGGACGCGTAACAGAAACCGACATTCGTATTGCGACCATGCTAATGGATCAAATGAAGTTGTCGGGGCAATCTCGTGTTGATGCACAAACTGCTTTTCGCCAAGGTCGCCAAGCTGATTTTGATTTATTAGCCCAGTTAGAACTGTTTCGAAAAGCCACCCAAGGCAGAGTTGAGCTAGCGCAGATGTTTTTGGAAATTCAAATTCAAACGGCTTTAGCCGATGGCGAGTTACAAGCTAATGAGAAGCAAATACTGTCTGTTATTGCCACTAAGCTAGGTCTAGCTGCCCAACTTGATGCTTTACTGGCGCGTTGGCAAGCAGAGTTTAGCCACCATCAGTCGCCGCAAGGAAATCAAATGCCGCTGACCGATGCCTATGTGCTACTAGGTGTGCAAGAATCTGCTAGCGATCAAGATGTTAAGCGCACTTACCGCAAACTGATGAATGAACATCATCCAGACAAACTTGTGGCAAAAGGCTTACCAGAAGAAATGATGGAGCTGGCTAACACCAAAGCGCAAGATATCCAAGCCGCTTACGAGCGCATTAAAACCTCTAGAGGAATGCGTTAG
- the murU gene encoding N-acetylmuramate alpha-1-phosphate uridylyltransferase MurU: MKAMILAAGRGERLRPLTDSLPKPLVSVADKPLIEYHLEKLALLGVAEVVINQAWLGHKLPQMLGDGSRWGMNISYSEETTALETAGGIKQALPMLGNEPFLVINGDIFIDYLPDIALAYHSVKQGEADAFLWLVDNPQHHPQGDFAIGAQGQLTLCNESRLTFAGLGVYHPQLFSDLPNGKQALGPLLKQSINQQRIYGEHFKAYWCDVGTLERLEQLQNRLRAQA; encoded by the coding sequence ATGAAAGCAATGATTTTAGCGGCGGGGCGCGGAGAGCGTCTGCGACCATTAACCGACTCTTTACCTAAACCGTTAGTGAGTGTTGCTGATAAACCGTTAATTGAATACCACTTAGAAAAACTGGCTTTATTAGGCGTGGCTGAGGTGGTGATTAATCAGGCCTGGTTGGGGCATAAACTACCTCAAATGCTAGGCGATGGCAGTCGCTGGGGCATGAATATTAGTTATAGCGAGGAAACCACCGCTCTAGAAACGGCTGGTGGTATCAAGCAAGCATTACCGATGTTGGGTAATGAGCCATTTCTCGTTATCAATGGTGATATATTTATCGATTATTTACCCGATATCGCCTTGGCCTATCACAGCGTTAAGCAAGGTGAGGCCGATGCCTTTTTATGGTTAGTTGATAATCCGCAGCACCATCCACAAGGTGATTTTGCTATTGGTGCCCAAGGTCAATTAACATTATGCAACGAGTCAAGGTTAACGTTTGCTGGGCTAGGGGTTTATCATCCTCAATTATTTAGTGACTTACCCAATGGTAAACAAGCTTTGGGACCGTTGCTGAAACAATCCATTAACCAACAGCGGATTTATGGTGAGCATTTTAAAGCTTATTGGTGCGATGTTGGCACTCTTGAGCGACTAGAACAATTGCAGAATAGATTACGGGCTCAAGCTTAA
- a CDS encoding aminoglycoside phosphotransferase family protein translates to MILSDPRFIALNNWLQQYFGEKVAINLICGDASFRRYFRIHHQGKHYIVADSPIDLVPIAPFVAVAKAYQYAGLVVPQVLATCNEFGFVLQTDVGELQLLSVLNKDNVTDYYQQALHLLALIATVTETENGPLANYDSAFVMRELAIFVDWLLKEHLDYALTNNEQAMIKSTFSALTQNVIAQPQVGMHRDYHSRNLLINDQALAVIDFQDAVYGPVTYDAVSLLRDCYVRWPDDVVNPLMRYHYQLARDHELINANITFSTYQQWFDLMGIQRHIKAAGIFARLYHRDGKRGYLADIPLTLQYVADIGMQYPAIAEFSQWVSKVILPLVNHKIINEAVSET, encoded by the coding sequence ATGATTTTATCTGATCCAAGATTTATCGCGTTAAATAACTGGTTACAACAATATTTTGGCGAAAAAGTTGCCATTAACTTGATCTGCGGTGATGCCAGTTTTCGACGTTATTTTCGTATTCATCATCAAGGTAAGCATTATATTGTTGCTGATTCACCTATCGACTTAGTCCCTATCGCGCCCTTTGTGGCGGTAGCGAAAGCTTACCAATATGCTGGATTAGTGGTACCGCAAGTGCTTGCTACCTGCAATGAGTTCGGTTTTGTGTTACAAACCGATGTAGGTGAATTACAACTGTTGTCGGTACTCAATAAAGACAATGTGACCGACTATTATCAACAGGCATTACATTTATTAGCGCTGATTGCGACGGTGACGGAAACCGAAAATGGTCCATTAGCAAATTACGATAGCGCTTTTGTGATGCGAGAATTAGCAATTTTTGTCGATTGGTTATTAAAAGAACATTTAGATTACGCATTGACGAACAATGAGCAGGCAATGATTAAGTCTACGTTTAGTGCGTTAACTCAAAATGTCATTGCCCAACCCCAAGTCGGCATGCATCGTGATTATCATAGCCGTAATTTACTGATAAATGATCAAGCGTTAGCGGTTATCGATTTTCAAGATGCTGTATATGGGCCGGTGACTTACGATGCTGTTTCGCTGCTGCGTGATTGTTATGTGCGTTGGCCAGACGATGTCGTTAATCCGTTGATGAGATATCATTATCAACTCGCAAGAGATCATGAATTGATTAATGCCAATATTACGTTTTCAACTTATCAACAATGGTTTGATTTAATGGGCATACAACGTCACATTAAAGCCGCCGGTATATTTGCGCGTTTATATCATCGTGATGGTAAGCGCGGTTACTTAGCCGATATTCCATTAACCTTACAATATGTTGCTGATATTGGGATGCAATACCCAGCAATTGCTGAATTTAGCCAATGGGTGAGTAAGGTGATTTTGCCATTAGTAAACCACAAAATCATTAATGAGGCGGTAAGTGAAACATGA
- the lptD gene encoding LPS assembly protein LptD, with amino-acid sequence MQIRYFLALCLLPNIVLADEPTTTEAPVSQCVVAPPVSRSFEDRAALTGISDDQIVIISDHSTVSYNNQAEFSGDVSFSQGLRHIAADNAVLDQKQQRLNADGNLIFKDELFTVTADTLEAQMSANNATLKGAKYWLHGQQVHGDAEKLQITSDNNLLLTKTNFTTCPPGDESWLLEADMIKIDSKEEWGEIWNAKLRIGNIPVLYIPYMTVPVSDKRKTGFLFPSFSTSTTNGVEVSTPYYWNIAPEFDLTFTPDFMSSRGLYTKTEFRYLAGEQQNGQFNVEYLGSDSKLTSNADRYLYHWSHQGAVNKNWRVRSDYTDVSDNNYFNDLNSDVNQSTDNQLSRIGEASYFERNWDFNMRVQDIKVLGEDEKPYQVMPQLNFNYRSADIFNSIDFKFNSELTNFRHQDNDYNTATRLHLVPSLIWPIQGPAGSFTSEVKLLQTQYWQQNIDPDSTLNDSISRTIPQARLHGQVNFERATQMFDEQYRQTLEPQIQYLYVGYEDQSDIGIYDTAQLQEDYYGLFRDRQYSGLDRVADANQFTLGFTTRLFDQTNREKLKFSVGQIMYLENSKVSIDDTYEEASQSTSVLAAELDAQLYNDWFISGSVQHDTETGENKKNEVTLDYRPSNDRLLQLSYRFVPDLLNTNTNDQVDISQAGVRTSWPISDNLYFVGNYYYDLNESRNIETYTGVQYESCCWALRLSYHYRIKTNYDDDLSETIDGREEFESGVYLNFVIKGLGGSGPLGVDDMLNEGLFNYRKPLYLRN; translated from the coding sequence ATGCAGATCCGTTATTTTTTGGCATTATGCCTACTCCCAAATATCGTGCTGGCTGATGAGCCAACAACGACCGAAGCGCCTGTGTCGCAATGCGTTGTCGCGCCGCCAGTTTCTCGTTCATTCGAAGATCGTGCTGCATTAACCGGCATCTCTGACGATCAGATTGTTATCATTAGCGATCACTCCACTGTTTCTTACAATAACCAGGCCGAATTTTCGGGAGATGTCAGTTTCAGTCAGGGGCTGCGTCATATTGCCGCTGATAATGCCGTATTAGATCAAAAACAACAGCGCTTGAATGCCGACGGTAACCTTATCTTCAAAGACGAGTTATTTACCGTTACAGCTGATACTTTAGAAGCTCAAATGAGTGCCAATAATGCCACCTTGAAAGGGGCAAAGTATTGGTTGCATGGCCAACAAGTGCATGGCGATGCAGAAAAACTCCAGATCACTTCAGACAATAATCTCTTACTAACCAAAACCAACTTTACCACCTGCCCCCCTGGCGATGAGTCATGGCTGCTTGAAGCTGACATGATCAAAATTGACAGTAAAGAGGAATGGGGTGAGATTTGGAATGCTAAGCTGCGTATCGGCAATATTCCGGTGTTGTATATTCCGTATATGACAGTACCAGTATCAGATAAGCGTAAAACCGGCTTCTTATTCCCAAGCTTTAGTACTAGCACCACTAACGGTGTCGAAGTTAGTACTCCTTATTATTGGAATATCGCCCCAGAGTTTGATTTAACCTTCACTCCAGACTTTATGTCCTCGCGTGGCTTGTATACCAAAACAGAATTTCGCTACCTTGCTGGCGAGCAACAAAATGGCCAGTTCAATGTCGAATATTTGGGTAGCGACAGTAAGCTAACCTCAAATGCTGACCGTTATTTGTATCATTGGAGTCATCAAGGTGCCGTCAACAAAAACTGGCGCGTAAGATCAGACTATACCGATGTGTCTGATAATAATTATTTCAACGATTTAAATTCCGATGTAAATCAGTCAACCGACAACCAGTTATCGCGAATTGGTGAAGCCAGTTATTTTGAACGTAACTGGGACTTCAATATGCGTGTGCAAGACATTAAAGTCCTTGGCGAAGATGAAAAACCGTATCAAGTGATGCCACAGCTGAACTTTAACTATCGTTCTGCAGACATCTTTAACTCAATCGACTTTAAATTTAATTCTGAACTCACCAACTTTCGCCATCAAGATAATGACTACAATACTGCGACCCGCTTACACTTAGTTCCTAGCTTAATTTGGCCAATTCAAGGACCTGCAGGCTCGTTTACCAGTGAAGTAAAATTACTCCAAACTCAGTATTGGCAGCAAAATATCGATCCAGATTCAACCTTAAATGACAGTATAAGCCGCACCATTCCGCAAGCGCGTTTACATGGTCAAGTCAATTTTGAACGGGCAACCCAAATGTTTGACGAGCAATACCGCCAAACACTTGAACCGCAAATTCAATATCTGTATGTCGGTTATGAAGACCAATCCGATATTGGTATTTATGACACAGCACAATTACAAGAAGACTACTACGGATTGTTTCGCGATCGCCAATATTCAGGTTTAGACCGCGTAGCAGACGCCAATCAATTTACGTTAGGTTTTACCACCCGCTTGTTTGATCAAACAAACCGCGAAAAACTTAAGTTTAGTGTTGGTCAGATTATGTATTTAGAAAACTCAAAAGTTAGCATTGACGATACTTACGAAGAAGCCTCTCAGTCTACGTCGGTATTAGCTGCCGAATTAGATGCACAATTATACAACGATTGGTTTATCAGTGGTTCAGTGCAACATGACACTGAAACCGGTGAGAATAAAAAAAATGAAGTCACCTTGGATTATCGCCCGAGTAATGACAGATTATTGCAGTTAAGCTATCGCTTTGTACCCGACTTACTTAATACCAATACCAATGACCAAGTTGATATTTCACAAGCTGGTGTCCGCACATCTTGGCCTATTAGTGACAATTTATATTTTGTCGGTAACTACTATTACGACCTCAATGAATCTCGTAATATTGAAACTTATACTGGCGTACAATACGAATCATGTTGCTGGGCATTACGCCTAAGTTATCATTACCGTATCAAAACTAATTATGATGATGATTTATCAGAAACCATTGACGGCCGCGAAGAGTTTGAAAGCGGCGTTTACCTAAACTTTGTTATAAAAGGCCTAGGGGGATCGGGTCCGTTAGGGGTAGACGACATGTTAAATGAAGGCTTATTTAACTACCGTAAACCACTTTACTTGAGGAATTAG
- the surA gene encoding peptidylprolyl isomerase SurA, with protein MKHSKKIIFALLALAMSNTSVAAPIPLDRVSVQINDGIILESEIINMVSTVKANAKAANQALPSDDALRTQVIERLILTHLQMQTAERIGLQIGDLQLDQTIENIAKEQKVSVAKMQQTIESEGTSFSQYREQLRQEVTLGEIQRIQVQRRIQVSPQEISGLVKLIEEQGLKDVEFQIGHILIEIPSNPTSEQLESASRRADIVLKRLNDGDDFRSTAIASSGGPKALEGGIWDFMNINEMPTLFAEVVSNAKKGDIIGPIKSGSGFHIIKVVDTRGLQTQELSEVKSRHILLKPSPILSEDRAKAMLTNFLAQVRSGDADFAKLASQYSEDPGSAAKGGELGWADPSIYVPEFSQTLASLQEGQISEPFRTTHGWHIVQLEASRKTDATEQFNSNRAHQLIFRRKFNEELQTWLDEMRSEAYIEIVEPESKRG; from the coding sequence ATGAAACACAGTAAAAAAATAATTTTTGCATTACTAGCATTGGCTATGAGTAACACCAGTGTTGCAGCGCCAATACCATTAGATCGCGTATCAGTACAAATTAATGATGGTATCATTCTTGAGAGTGAAATCATCAACATGGTGTCAACGGTTAAAGCCAATGCTAAAGCTGCTAATCAAGCTTTACCGTCTGATGATGCCTTACGTACCCAAGTTATCGAACGCCTCATTTTAACGCATTTACAAATGCAAACAGCTGAACGTATCGGCTTACAAATTGGTGATTTACAATTAGACCAAACGATTGAAAATATCGCTAAAGAACAGAAAGTCTCAGTTGCAAAAATGCAACAAACTATCGAAAGCGAAGGCACCAGCTTTAGCCAATATAGAGAGCAGTTACGCCAAGAAGTCACCCTAGGTGAAATTCAGCGCATTCAAGTTCAACGCCGCATTCAGGTTTCACCACAAGAAATTAGTGGTTTAGTGAAGCTAATTGAAGAACAAGGCTTAAAAGATGTTGAATTCCAAATTGGTCATATCTTGATTGAAATACCAAGTAACCCAACAAGCGAACAGCTTGAAAGTGCTAGCCGCCGCGCGGATATCGTACTTAAACGCTTAAATGACGGTGATGATTTCCGTAGCACTGCCATTGCATCTTCTGGCGGCCCAAAAGCCTTAGAAGGGGGTATATGGGACTTTATGAACATTAATGAAATGCCGACTTTATTTGCAGAAGTTGTTAGCAATGCAAAAAAAGGTGACATTATTGGGCCAATAAAATCAGGTTCAGGCTTTCATATCATTAAAGTCGTTGATACTCGTGGATTACAAACGCAAGAATTATCAGAAGTTAAATCTCGCCACATCTTATTAAAACCATCACCGATTTTATCGGAAGATCGTGCTAAAGCGATGTTAACTAACTTTTTAGCTCAAGTACGTTCAGGTGATGCTGATTTTGCAAAATTAGCCAGCCAGTATTCAGAAGATCCAGGTTCTGCGGCTAAAGGTGGTGAATTAGGCTGGGCAGACCCAAGCATTTATGTGCCAGAGTTCTCTCAAACCTTAGCGAGTCTTCAAGAAGGTCAAATCAGTGAGCCATTTAGAACAACTCATGGCTGGCATATTGTTCAACTTGAAGCTAGCCGTAAAACAGATGCTACAGAGCAATTTAACAGTAACCGTGCTCACCAATTAATCTTCCGTCGTAAGTTTAATGAAGAGCTACAAACCTGGTTAGACGAAATGCGTTCTGAAGCGTATATCGAAATCGTTGAGCCAGAAAGCAAACGAGGCTAA
- the pdxA gene encoding 4-hydroxythreonine-4-phosphate dehydrogenase PdxA, which produces MTKRIAITPGEPASIGPDLVIKLAQQAWPVELVVCADPDLLMSRAKLLGLPLQLTPYNHLLPPKPQAAGTLTIAPFTLAEKVECGVLNEANSAYVVETLRYAGEKNMSNEFDAVVTGPVHKGIINQAGISFSGHTEFFALQANCADVVMMLAAPGLQVALMTTHIPLAYVAKAITRDRLHHIITILHRELVSKFDLGSPKIYVCGLNPHAGEDGHLGREEIDIIIPALNELREQGMDIVGPLPADTLFQPKYLEQADVVLAMYHDQGLPVLKSLGFGKSVNITLGLPYIRTSVDHGTALDLAGSGKADCGSFTCALNKAIELASKSK; this is translated from the coding sequence ATGACTAAACGTATTGCCATCACGCCAGGCGAACCAGCAAGTATTGGTCCCGACTTAGTCATCAAACTTGCTCAACAGGCATGGCCTGTTGAGTTGGTTGTTTGCGCCGATCCTGATTTATTAATGAGTCGGGCAAAACTACTCGGTTTACCTTTACAGTTAACGCCGTATAACCATTTGCTACCGCCAAAACCTCAAGCAGCCGGAACATTAACGATTGCTCCGTTTACATTAGCCGAAAAGGTTGAGTGTGGTGTGTTAAATGAAGCAAACAGTGCTTATGTAGTCGAAACCTTACGCTACGCCGGTGAGAAAAACATGTCGAATGAATTCGACGCTGTAGTTACCGGCCCGGTGCACAAAGGTATTATTAACCAAGCCGGTATTTCATTTAGCGGTCATACCGAGTTTTTTGCATTACAAGCTAATTGCGCTGATGTAGTGATGATGTTGGCCGCGCCAGGTTTACAAGTGGCGCTAATGACCACTCATATACCGTTAGCTTATGTGGCTAAGGCGATTACCCGCGATAGACTGCATCATATTATTACGATTTTGCATCGCGAATTAGTTAGCAAATTTGATTTAGGCTCACCTAAAATTTATGTATGTGGACTCAATCCTCATGCAGGAGAAGATGGCCATTTAGGTCGCGAAGAAATAGATATCATCATACCGGCGCTCAACGAGTTACGAGAGCAAGGCATGGATATTGTTGGCCCATTGCCAGCAGATACCTTATTCCAGCCTAAATATCTTGAACAAGCTGACGTAGTATTAGCCATGTATCATGACCAAGGATTACCGGTGCTTAAATCATTAGGATTTGGCAAATCGGTTAACATCACCTTAGGTCTACCTTATATACGTACCTCTGTCGATCACGGCACCGCGCTGGATTTGGCTGGTAGTGGTAAAGCGGATTGTGGCAGTTTTACCTGCGCATTAAACAAAGCCATCGAATTGGCCTCAAAAAGTAAGTAA
- the rsmA gene encoding 16S rRNA (adenine(1518)-N(6)/adenine(1519)-N(6))-dimethyltransferase RsmA, protein MSNKVHLGHTARKRFGQNFLTDQGVISSIVGAIAPDNNHVMVEIGPGLGALTEPVADMIDNLTVVELDRDLVKRLQYHPILKDKLTIHQGDALQFDFGQLQQPGKKMKVFGNLPYNISTPLMFHLFEFAEQIETMHFMLQKEVVLRLSASPGTKAYGRLTVMAQYYCQVVPVLEVPPTSFTPAPKVDSAVIRLLPYEVKPWPCKNVDVLRHLVTTAFNMRRKTLRNNLKTLLSDDDFTTLEIDSSLRPEQISVPQYVAMANMLCDKKD, encoded by the coding sequence ATGAGTAATAAAGTACATTTAGGCCATACGGCCAGAAAACGTTTTGGACAAAACTTCTTAACGGATCAAGGCGTGATCAGTAGCATAGTAGGCGCTATTGCACCTGATAATAATCATGTGATGGTTGAAATTGGACCCGGTCTAGGTGCATTAACTGAGCCTGTTGCTGACATGATTGATAACCTAACCGTTGTTGAATTAGATCGTGACTTAGTTAAGCGCTTACAATATCACCCAATACTTAAAGACAAACTGACCATTCACCAAGGTGATGCATTACAGTTTGATTTTGGTCAATTGCAGCAACCTGGCAAAAAAATGAAAGTGTTTGGAAATCTTCCTTACAATATTTCAACGCCATTAATGTTCCATTTGTTTGAGTTCGCCGAACAAATAGAAACTATGCATTTTATGTTGCAAAAAGAAGTGGTTCTGCGCTTATCTGCCAGCCCTGGCACTAAAGCTTATGGCCGCTTAACCGTAATGGCGCAATATTATTGTCAAGTGGTACCTGTATTAGAAGTACCACCAACGAGCTTTACTCCTGCACCCAAAGTCGACTCTGCGGTAATAAGATTATTACCTTATGAAGTCAAACCTTGGCCGTGTAAAAATGTCGATGTATTAAGGCACTTAGTCACCACGGCATTTAATATGCGCCGTAAGACATTGCGTAATAATTTGAAGACATTGCTGTCAGACGATGATTTTACCACACTAGAAATTGACTCTAGTCTGCGGCCAGAACAAATTAGTGTCCCACAATATGTGGCAATGGCTAATATGCTGTGTGATAAAAAAGATTAA
- the apaG gene encoding Co2+/Mg2+ efflux protein ApaG has protein sequence MSQVESPIKIKIDTQYLEQQSDVADNKYLFSYTITIINLGDNKVTLKDRHWIITDADGEQNEVKGPGVVGETPTIAPNTAYQYTSGTVMETPVGFMQGFYGMEDHKGERFLATIPPFRLAVPGIFQ, from the coding sequence ATGAGCCAAGTTGAATCGCCTATTAAAATTAAGATCGACACCCAATATTTAGAACAACAATCCGATGTTGCCGATAATAAATACCTGTTTAGCTATACCATTACTATCATCAACTTAGGTGATAATAAAGTAACTCTTAAAGACCGTCATTGGATTATCACCGATGCTGATGGTGAGCAGAATGAAGTCAAAGGTCCTGGTGTCGTTGGAGAAACTCCAACCATAGCGCCTAATACGGCTTATCAATATACTAGTGGTACTGTAATGGAAACCCCAGTAGGCTTTATGCAAGGATTTTACGGTATGGAAGATCATAAAGGAGAACGCTTTTTAGCGACTATTCCACCTTTTCGTCTTGCGGTTCCGGGGATCTTTCAATAA
- a CDS encoding symmetrical bis(5'-nucleosyl)-tetraphosphatase, which yields MAHYFVGDVQGCYAELQQVLQKVAFNPSKDQLWAVGDLVARGTESLATLRFFQSLQGSAKVVLGNHDLHLLALHGKLKRAHPQDHLEELLNAPDIDNLVNWIRQQPLVRTLPEHNIIMTHAGVPPQWDISTLKHEAEQVSLALQQDDYLPALIAKMYTEDAEQWSPTLTGIARTRYCINALTRMRFLHLDGHLDFKCKLPPNEQHSDQLRPWFEFPSQTVPQNTIVFGHWAALMGHTNNAQILALDTGCCWGEHLTLWHLEKNEKITQKRLI from the coding sequence ATGGCACATTATTTTGTCGGCGATGTTCAAGGTTGTTATGCGGAATTACAACAAGTACTCCAAAAGGTGGCTTTTAATCCATCCAAAGATCAACTCTGGGCAGTAGGCGATCTTGTTGCCAGAGGTACAGAATCGCTAGCAACACTTCGCTTTTTTCAATCGTTACAAGGTTCAGCCAAAGTCGTACTCGGTAATCATGATTTGCACCTGTTGGCCCTGCACGGAAAACTCAAACGAGCTCATCCGCAAGATCACCTTGAAGAATTACTCAATGCTCCTGATATTGATAATTTAGTTAATTGGATCCGCCAACAACCGTTAGTCAGAACCCTGCCCGAACACAATATCATTATGACGCACGCTGGTGTGCCTCCTCAATGGGATATCAGCACCCTGAAACATGAAGCGGAGCAAGTCAGCTTAGCATTACAACAAGACGACTATTTACCTGCATTAATCGCCAAAATGTATACTGAAGATGCAGAGCAATGGTCACCGACATTAACCGGTATTGCCAGAACACGTTACTGTATTAATGCATTAACCCGCATGAGATTTTTACATCTCGATGGTCATCTTGATTTTAAATGTAAATTACCACCTAACGAACAGCACTCGGACCAATTACGTCCGTGGTTTGAATTCCCATCACAAACAGTGCCGCAAAATACCATCGTATTTGGTCATTGGGCTGCGTTAATGGGTCATACTAATAATGCGCAAATTCTCGCATTAGATACAGGCTGCTGCTGGGGAGAACACTTAACATTGTGGCATCTTGAAAAGAATGAAAAAATTACCCAAAAAAGGTTAATTTAA